One genomic segment of Ferrimonas sp. YFM includes these proteins:
- the sigZ gene encoding RNA polymerase sigma factor SigZ — MLDHWQAHKDRLRAYLIARLPDEAAVDDALQEIYLKAHSKQHQLREQQSLGAWLYRIAHNTIMDHYRRHPDWAPLDQEPEAPQQDTAQLAHQELAQCLRPLINELPEKYGLPLTLADLEGKSQQQVAEQLGLSLSGAKSRVQRGREKLRQKILACCALETGPGGVQAYTPKGNCDC; from the coding sequence ATGCTGGATCACTGGCAGGCCCACAAAGACAGGCTTCGCGCCTACCTCATCGCCCGACTCCCGGATGAAGCCGCCGTCGACGATGCCCTGCAGGAGATCTACCTCAAGGCCCACAGCAAGCAGCATCAACTCAGGGAGCAGCAGAGCCTGGGGGCCTGGCTCTACCGCATTGCCCACAACACCATCATGGATCACTATCGCCGTCACCCTGACTGGGCCCCCCTGGACCAGGAGCCCGAAGCGCCACAACAGGATACGGCTCAGCTCGCCCATCAGGAACTGGCCCAGTGCCTGCGGCCGCTGATCAACGAACTGCCGGAGAAATATGGCCTGCCCCTGACCCTGGCGGATCTGGAGGGCAAGAGCCAGCAGCAGGTAGCCGAACAGCTGGGGCTGAGTCTCTCCGGTGCCAAGAGCCGGGTTCAGCGGGGAAGGGAAAAGCTGAGGCAGAAGATCCTGGCATGCTGCGCCCTGGAAACCGGACCAGGCGGGGTGCAGGCCTACACCCCCAAGGGCAATTGCGACTGCTGA
- the gorA gene encoding glutathione-disulfide reductase: protein MAQQFDYIVLGAGSGGIASANRAAMRGAKVLLIEAKHLGGTCVNVGCVPKKVMWFGAQVAEAVNLYGPDYGFDLTLNKFDWGKLVESREAYIERIHGGYNRGLDANGVTLVNGFGKFVDERTVEVNGELYTAPNILIATGGRPTIPNIPGAEHGIDSNGFFALTEQPKRVAVIGAGYIAVELAGVLHSLGSETHLLVRKHAPLRSFDPLITQTLVELMEKEGPTLHTHSIPSEVVKEADGSLTLKLENGNSLNVDSLIWAIGREPATDVINIEAAGVKVNERGFIPVDEFQNTNVPGIHAVGDIMEGGIELTPVAVKAGRQLSERLFGNQPNAKMDYSLVPTVVFSHPAIGTIGLTEPQAVEQYGEENVKVYTSGFAAMYTAVTAHRQQTQMKLVCAGPEEKIVGLHGIGFGMDEILQGFAVAIKMGATKADFDNTVALHPTSAEEFVTMR, encoded by the coding sequence ATGGCTCAGCAATTTGACTATATCGTTCTCGGTGCCGGCAGCGGCGGCATCGCTTCCGCCAACCGGGCCGCCATGCGCGGCGCCAAGGTGCTGCTTATCGAGGCCAAGCACCTGGGTGGAACCTGCGTGAACGTCGGTTGCGTGCCGAAGAAGGTGATGTGGTTCGGCGCCCAGGTGGCGGAAGCGGTCAACCTGTACGGACCGGACTACGGCTTCGACCTCACCCTCAACAAGTTTGACTGGGGCAAGCTGGTGGAGAGCCGCGAGGCCTACATCGAGCGCATCCACGGCGGCTACAACCGTGGCCTGGACGCCAACGGCGTCACCCTGGTCAACGGCTTCGGTAAGTTTGTCGATGAGCGCACCGTCGAGGTGAACGGCGAGCTCTACACCGCCCCGAACATCCTGATCGCCACCGGCGGTCGCCCCACCATCCCTAATATTCCCGGCGCCGAGCACGGCATCGACTCCAACGGCTTCTTCGCCCTCACCGAGCAGCCCAAACGGGTGGCGGTGATTGGCGCCGGCTACATTGCGGTGGAACTGGCCGGGGTACTGCACTCCCTGGGCAGCGAAACCCACCTGCTGGTGCGCAAGCATGCGCCCCTGCGCAGCTTCGATCCGCTGATCACCCAGACCCTGGTGGAACTGATGGAGAAGGAGGGGCCCACCCTGCACACCCACTCCATCCCCAGCGAGGTGGTCAAGGAAGCGGACGGCAGCCTGACCCTGAAGCTGGAGAACGGCAACAGCCTCAATGTGGACAGCCTGATCTGGGCCATCGGCCGCGAACCTGCCACAGACGTCATCAACATCGAGGCGGCCGGGGTCAAGGTCAATGAGCGTGGCTTTATCCCGGTGGATGAATTCCAGAACACCAATGTGCCCGGCATCCACGCCGTGGGCGACATCATGGAGGGGGGCATCGAGCTGACTCCGGTAGCGGTCAAAGCGGGTCGCCAGCTGTCCGAGCGCCTGTTCGGCAACCAGCCCAACGCCAAGATGGACTACTCCCTGGTCCCCACTGTGGTGTTCAGCCACCCGGCCATCGGCACCATCGGCCTCACCGAACCTCAGGCCGTGGAGCAGTATGGTGAGGAGAACGTCAAGGTGTACACCTCAGGCTTTGCCGCCATGTACACCGCGGTCACCGCCCACCGCCAGCAGACCCAGATGAAACTGGTGTGTGCCGGCCCCGAGGAGAAGATCGTCGGCCTGCACGGCATCGGTTTCGGCATGGATGAGATCCTTCAGGGTTTCGCCGTGGCCATCAAGATGGGCGCCACCAAGGCGGACTTCGACAACACAGTGGCCCTGCACCCCACCAGCGCCGAAGAGTTTGTTACTATGCGCTAA
- a CDS encoding YdcH family protein, whose protein sequence is MIIQDHSLVNEFPNQVELIQELNLSDDTFHKLYNEYHELDREVRRIEEGLENTTDEYLESLKLKRLNLKDDLYSRLKQAESA, encoded by the coding sequence ATGATAATTCAAGACCACAGCCTGGTGAACGAATTTCCCAACCAGGTGGAACTGATTCAGGAACTGAACCTCTCCGACGATACCTTCCATAAGCTGTACAACGAATATCACGAACTGGACCGCGAAGTCCGCCGCATCGAGGAGGGCCTCGAAAACACCACAGACGAGTATCTTGAGAGCTTGAAGCTTAAGCGCCTCAACCTGAAAGACGATCTCTACAGCAGGCTAAAGCAGGCAGAGAGCGCCTGA
- a CDS encoding DUF3081 family protein, which yields MKNQLDTRRLLQIYQKVCDGGVPGPQGHEFKGILAWSDFDGYTLFLSDQVVTLTLFFHNRYQLDYPDGAALEQFLVRIEAVAAAASSSSP from the coding sequence ATGAAAAATCAACTGGATACCCGAAGGTTGCTGCAGATCTACCAGAAGGTGTGTGATGGTGGCGTGCCTGGACCACAGGGGCATGAGTTCAAGGGGATATTGGCCTGGAGCGACTTTGATGGCTACACCCTGTTTCTGTCGGACCAGGTTGTGACCCTGACCCTGTTTTTTCACAACAGATACCAGCTGGATTACCCGGACGGTGCCGCCCTGGAGCAGTTTCTGGTGCGCATAGAGGCGGTGGCCGCTGCCGCTTCCTCCTCCAGTCCCTGA
- a CDS encoding glutaredoxin family protein: MMRWVSATAVVLALLGYALFQLGAGGRLATQLNQQHNSDVVLYSASWCSACAATRQFLTDNRIPFVELDMEQDPQGSREFAQFGGHGIPLVLVKGRAIRGHQPQLLIQSLR; encoded by the coding sequence ATGATGAGATGGGTATCTGCCACGGCTGTGGTGCTGGCGTTGTTGGGCTATGCCCTGTTCCAACTGGGGGCTGGCGGCCGGCTGGCGACTCAGTTAAATCAGCAACACAACAGCGATGTGGTGCTCTACAGCGCCAGCTGGTGCAGTGCCTGCGCCGCCACCCGCCAGTTTCTGACCGACAACCGCATCCCCTTTGTGGAGCTGGACATGGAGCAGGATCCACAGGGCTCCCGGGAGTTTGCCCAGTTTGGCGGCCACGGCATTCCCCTGGTGCTGGTCAAAGGCCGGGCCATTCGCGGCCATCAGCCCCAGCTGCTGATTCAGTCCCTCAGGTAG
- the feoB gene encoding ferrous iron transport protein B, with protein sequence MSKVLRCATVGNPNSGKSTLFNALTGNNVSVGNWAGVTVDKKVGKLNLAGKSAEITDLPGLYDLEAADGDAFIDEKISREFLLGQEIDLLVNVVDVSQLERNLYLTTQLRELNVPMLLVLNKCDVTERRGIKVDTDALEKRLGCKVVQISAKTEAGPKQVKEAMSAMAKANEACEPLAIDLGAAVEQSVTELGGGRASAITRLLSQADEAAQQASNRLVAQDISPAEHIADRRYQFIGELIQSVLSKPSVIKSMTEKLDHYALSPMTGVPIFLGMMYLTFMFAINIGASFIDFFDIVAGAIFVDGSALLLESAGLPDWVGAIVSDGVGAGIQTVATFIPVVAFLYIALSILEVSGYLARAGFVIEGVMQKIGLPGKAFVPLIVGFGCNVPAVTATRALDTKRERIVTAMMAPFMSCGARLPVYALFVAAFFPENGQNLVFALYLIGIVAAILTGLLLRHTLLPGEASQGFMELPDYEMPTLGAIGRRTWQRTKQFVLGAGKTIVIVVTILSFFNSMGTDGSFGNQDSENSVLSAAAQVVTPVFDPMGVKEENWPATVGVITGIFAKEAVVGTLNSLYSQGGEEEAGEFSLIGAVNEGLATIPENMFGIAWDDPLGLNIGDAQDTDAMGEEFGFEAATLKNLEAQFETGAAAFAYLLFILMYTPCAAVLGAMAGEFGSRWTAFSAVYTFVVAYATATLFYQASRLVEEPAHALFHIGIILMLLVAGIAYLRKVGKRSQMGVGDIPVAIQE encoded by the coding sequence GTGTCTAAAGTACTGCGTTGCGCGACCGTTGGTAATCCCAACTCCGGTAAATCAACTCTGTTTAATGCCCTGACTGGTAATAACGTGTCTGTAGGTAACTGGGCAGGTGTCACCGTCGACAAGAAAGTGGGTAAGTTGAATCTGGCTGGAAAGAGTGCAGAGATTACCGACTTGCCGGGCCTTTACGATTTGGAAGCCGCCGATGGTGATGCGTTCATCGATGAAAAGATCAGTCGTGAATTCCTGCTTGGGCAGGAGATTGATCTTCTGGTTAACGTTGTGGACGTGTCCCAACTGGAACGAAACCTCTATCTGACCACTCAGCTTCGTGAATTGAATGTTCCCATGCTGTTGGTACTGAACAAGTGTGATGTGACCGAGCGTCGCGGTATTAAGGTTGATACCGACGCCCTGGAAAAGCGCCTGGGTTGCAAAGTGGTGCAGATCAGCGCCAAGACAGAAGCCGGTCCCAAACAGGTGAAAGAGGCGATGTCAGCCATGGCGAAGGCCAATGAGGCTTGCGAACCTCTTGCCATCGATCTGGGGGCCGCTGTTGAGCAGTCTGTGACTGAGCTTGGGGGAGGCCGAGCCAGTGCCATTACCCGTCTTCTGTCCCAGGCTGATGAAGCAGCCCAGCAGGCGTCCAATAGGCTGGTGGCGCAGGATATCTCCCCCGCCGAGCATATCGCCGATCGCCGTTACCAGTTTATCGGTGAACTGATTCAGTCGGTGCTCTCTAAGCCTTCTGTTATCAAATCAATGACAGAGAAGCTGGACCATTATGCCCTGAGCCCCATGACTGGGGTGCCGATCTTCCTGGGTATGATGTACCTGACCTTTATGTTTGCCATTAACATCGGGGCCTCCTTTATCGATTTCTTCGATATTGTCGCCGGCGCCATTTTTGTGGATGGTTCTGCCCTGCTGCTGGAGAGCGCGGGTCTGCCTGACTGGGTTGGTGCCATTGTGTCTGACGGCGTCGGGGCTGGTATCCAGACCGTGGCGACCTTTATCCCTGTTGTGGCCTTCCTCTATATCGCTTTGAGCATTCTGGAAGTCTCCGGTTATCTGGCCCGAGCCGGTTTCGTCATCGAAGGTGTAATGCAGAAGATCGGTCTGCCTGGCAAAGCCTTTGTGCCCCTGATTGTTGGCTTTGGCTGTAACGTGCCTGCCGTAACAGCAACCCGGGCTTTGGATACCAAGAGAGAGCGTATCGTAACGGCCATGATGGCACCCTTTATGTCCTGTGGTGCTCGTCTGCCTGTATATGCCCTGTTTGTGGCGGCGTTCTTCCCTGAAAATGGCCAGAACCTAGTGTTCGCCCTGTATCTGATCGGCATCGTGGCGGCCATCCTGACGGGCTTGCTGCTCCGCCATACCCTGCTGCCCGGTGAAGCCAGCCAGGGCTTCATGGAGCTGCCTGACTATGAGATGCCGACTCTGGGCGCCATCGGCCGCCGCACCTGGCAGCGCACCAAGCAGTTTGTTCTGGGCGCAGGTAAGACCATCGTTATCGTTGTCACCATTCTGAGCTTCTTTAACTCCATGGGTACCGACGGCAGCTTTGGCAACCAAGACTCTGAAAACTCTGTTCTGTCTGCGGCAGCTCAAGTTGTGACCCCAGTGTTTGATCCCATGGGTGTCAAAGAGGAAAACTGGCCTGCCACCGTTGGTGTAATTACCGGTATCTTCGCCAAAGAAGCGGTAGTGGGTACTCTGAACAGCCTGTACAGCCAGGGTGGTGAAGAGGAAGCCGGAGAGTTCAGCCTGATCGGTGCTGTAAACGAAGGTCTGGCGACCATTCCCGAGAATATGTTCGGTATTGCCTGGGATGATCCTCTGGGCCTGAACATCGGTGACGCTCAGGATACTGACGCCATGGGTGAAGAGTTTGGTTTCGAAGCGGCGACCCTGAAGAACCTGGAAGCCCAGTTTGAAACCGGTGCGGCGGCCTTTGCCTACCTGCTGTTTATCCTGATGTATACCCCCTGTGCCGCAGTGCTGGGTGCCATGGCCGGTGAGTTTGGATCTCGCTGGACCGCTTTCAGCGCGGTGTACACCTTTGTAGTAGCCTACGCGACAGCGACTCTGTTCTACCAGGCTTCCCGCCTGGTGGAAGAGCCAGCTCATGCCCTGTTCCACATCGGCATCATTCTGATGCTGCTGGTGGCGGGTATCGCTTACTTGCGCAAAGTGGGCAAGCGCAGCCAGATGGGTGTCGGTGACATTCCGGTAGCCATTCAAGAGTAA
- a CDS encoding HupE/UreJ family protein gives MTPSLWPKALVLVLATLASFSLWAHGVDEDTRQFLTQSQGIALIPYLYIGAKHMVTGYDHLLFLVGVIFFLFRARDVLLYVSLFTLGHSITLLYGVLADIQVNPYLVDAIIGLSIVYKGFDNLGGFKRLLGYQPNTKGAVILFGLFHGFGLATKIQEFQLPDDGLVANILAFNLGVELGQFAALGLVLILMSAWRRHPSYLQFATVSNTLLMSGGLMLMGFQLTGYFTN, from the coding sequence ATGACGCCATCTCTATGGCCAAAAGCCCTGGTACTGGTGCTGGCCACCCTGGCCTCCTTCTCCCTGTGGGCCCACGGGGTGGATGAGGACACCCGCCAGTTCCTGACCCAGAGCCAAGGGATCGCCCTGATCCCCTACCTCTACATCGGCGCCAAACATATGGTCACCGGGTACGATCATCTGCTGTTCCTGGTGGGAGTGATCTTCTTCCTGTTCCGCGCCCGTGATGTGCTGCTCTACGTCAGCCTGTTCACCCTGGGCCACAGCATCACCCTGCTGTACGGGGTGCTGGCAGACATCCAGGTGAACCCCTACCTGGTGGACGCCATCATCGGCCTCTCCATCGTCTATAAGGGATTCGACAACCTGGGCGGCTTCAAGCGACTGCTGGGCTACCAGCCCAACACCAAGGGGGCGGTGATCCTCTTCGGCCTGTTTCATGGTTTCGGTCTGGCCACCAAGATCCAGGAGTTCCAGCTGCCGGACGACGGCCTGGTGGCCAACATCCTCGCCTTCAACCTGGGGGTGGAGCTGGGACAGTTTGCCGCCCTGGGGCTGGTGCTGATCCTGATGAGCGCCTGGCGCCGTCACCCCAGCTACTTGCAGTTTGCCACCGTCAGCAACACCCTGCTGATGAGTGGCGGCCTGATGCTGATGGGCTTTCAGCTCACCGGCTACTTCACCAACTAG
- a CDS encoding glutathione S-transferase family protein: protein MLKVISFTICPFVQRITALLEAKGLPYQVEYIELANKPDWFLEISPNGQVPLLLTEQGNALFESDAIAEYLEDKFGPLQPNLTPEQKALNRAWSYLGSKQYLVQCSAQSSGDAETLVERTAKLAGAFAKAEKVLGTHRYFNSNSLSMVDIAWLPVLHRAWIIKEKTGYDFLAGFPRVQAWQAALMDSGLTAPSVSDAFMDSFEGYYLSERTLLGRLHQHCPKCDCDAHTLEQQCTELQCCDQLQACDTDASRCGDSGCCG from the coding sequence ATGCTGAAAGTGATCAGTTTTACCATCTGCCCCTTCGTCCAGCGCATCACCGCCCTGCTGGAAGCCAAAGGGCTGCCCTACCAAGTGGAATACATCGAGCTGGCCAACAAACCGGACTGGTTCCTGGAGATCTCCCCCAATGGCCAGGTACCACTGCTGCTGACCGAACAGGGCAACGCCCTGTTCGAGTCCGACGCCATCGCCGAGTACCTGGAGGACAAGTTCGGCCCCCTACAGCCAAACCTCACCCCGGAACAGAAGGCGCTCAACCGCGCCTGGAGCTACCTGGGCAGCAAACAGTACCTGGTCCAGTGTTCCGCTCAGAGCAGCGGCGATGCCGAGACCCTGGTGGAGCGCACCGCCAAGCTGGCCGGCGCCTTCGCCAAGGCGGAAAAGGTGCTGGGCACTCACCGCTACTTCAACAGCAATAGCCTTTCCATGGTGGACATCGCCTGGCTGCCGGTGCTGCACCGAGCCTGGATCATCAAAGAGAAAACCGGCTACGACTTCCTGGCCGGTTTCCCAAGGGTCCAGGCCTGGCAGGCGGCGCTGATGGACAGTGGCCTGACCGCCCCCAGTGTCTCCGACGCCTTCATGGACAGCTTCGAGGGCTACTACCTGTCGGAACGTACCCTGCTGGGGCGCCTCCACCAGCACTGCCCCAAGTGCGACTGCGATGCTCACACCCTGGAGCAGCAATGCACCGAACTGCAGTGTTGTGATCAGCTCCAGGCCTGCGACACCGACGCCAGCCGATGTGGCGACAGTGGCTGTTGCGGCTGA
- the glpK gene encoding glycerol kinase GlpK — protein MSESTQFIVALDQGTTSSRALLFDRQGQVIGTAQREFTQHYPSPGWVEHDPIEIWASQRATLTELLAKCRVNHQQVAAIGITNQRETTVVWDRETGQPIHNAIVWQCRRTSELCSELKRQGLEATVKQKTGLVLDPYFSATKIRWILDQVPGARERAEQGKLAFGTIDSWLIWNLTEGRVHATDVTNASRTMLFNIHTLEWDQELLSAFDIPESMLPQVKASGELYGQAQLGNARVPISGVAGDQQAALFGQLCHDPGMAKNTYGTGCFLLMHTGQKPVASNHGLLTTLACNLPGEVNYALEGAVFMGGASVQWLRDELGLIRHASETEALALSVPDTQGAYLVPSFTGLGAPHWDPFARGTLVGMTRGTNRQHLVRATLESIAYQSMDILRAMEQDAGQPLSQLRVDGGATANQFLMQFQSDILDTCVVRPANVETTAAGAAYLAGLACGYWPSLTTLTREVTEPQQFQPQMTDSTRETLVKGWKRALAASRHWSSLGQE, from the coding sequence ATGTCTGAATCCACCCAGTTCATCGTTGCCCTTGACCAGGGCACAACGTCCAGCCGAGCCCTGTTGTTTGATCGTCAGGGCCAGGTCATCGGCACCGCCCAACGGGAATTTACCCAGCACTACCCCAGCCCGGGCTGGGTGGAACATGACCCCATAGAGATCTGGGCCAGTCAACGGGCCACCCTCACCGAACTGCTGGCCAAGTGCCGGGTGAACCATCAGCAGGTGGCGGCCATCGGCATCACCAATCAGCGGGAAACCACTGTGGTTTGGGACAGGGAAACCGGCCAACCGATCCACAACGCCATCGTCTGGCAGTGCCGCAGGACATCCGAACTCTGCAGCGAACTGAAACGCCAGGGACTCGAAGCCACAGTGAAGCAGAAAACCGGCCTGGTTCTGGATCCCTACTTCTCTGCCACCAAGATCCGCTGGATTCTGGATCAGGTCCCCGGGGCCAGAGAGCGGGCAGAACAGGGCAAACTGGCGTTCGGCACCATCGACAGCTGGCTCATCTGGAACCTCACCGAGGGTAGGGTACACGCCACCGACGTCACCAACGCCAGTCGCACCATGCTGTTCAACATCCACACCCTGGAGTGGGACCAGGAGCTACTGAGTGCTTTTGATATCCCAGAGTCCATGCTGCCCCAGGTCAAAGCCAGTGGTGAGCTCTACGGCCAGGCCCAACTGGGCAACGCTCGGGTGCCCATCAGTGGCGTGGCCGGCGATCAGCAGGCTGCCCTGTTCGGCCAGCTGTGCCATGACCCAGGCATGGCCAAGAACACCTACGGCACCGGCTGCTTCCTGCTGATGCACACCGGACAGAAGCCGGTGGCCTCCAATCATGGCCTGCTCACCACCCTGGCCTGCAATCTGCCGGGAGAAGTGAACTACGCCCTGGAGGGAGCGGTGTTTATGGGCGGTGCCAGCGTGCAGTGGCTCCGGGATGAACTGGGGCTGATCCGCCACGCCTCGGAAACCGAGGCCCTGGCCCTGTCGGTACCGGACACTCAGGGGGCCTACCTGGTGCCCTCCTTCACCGGACTGGGGGCGCCCCACTGGGATCCCTTTGCCCGGGGCACCCTGGTGGGGATGACCCGGGGCACCAACCGTCAGCATCTGGTGCGCGCCACCCTGGAGTCCATCGCCTATCAGTCCATGGATATCCTCAGGGCCATGGAGCAGGATGCCGGTCAGCCGCTGAGCCAGCTCAGGGTCGATGGCGGCGCCACCGCCAACCAGTTCCTGATGCAGTTCCAGTCCGACATTCTGGATACCTGCGTGGTACGTCCCGCCAATGTGGAGACCACCGCCGCCGGGGCCGCCTATCTTGCGGGGCTGGCCTGTGGCTACTGGCCCAGTCTCACCACCCTGACCAGGGAAGTGACTGAGCCTCAGCAGTTCCAACCTCAGATGACGGACAGCACCAGAGAGACTCTGGTTAAAGGCTGGAAACGGGCCCTGGCTGCCAGCCGCCATTGGTCCTCCCTGGGACAGGAATAA
- a CDS encoding isochorismate synthase produces the protein MDKPSLSTAISRMQSRLAQLAHRQPENSKVQLSESIQPTLLLPWLAAQQQWPQIYWRGRNQGEQVAAIGACQTRRIDQQPSQQLSEFYEECCRLNHAGLRWYGGIAFDTKQPAWETFGQAQFILPRLEIRQGEKEAQLLLNLDGNPDSWLQELTTAAAFLEQLQGIKPLPPLAPGHILSRQDTPSESHWHELVKQVTEPEFNQDTPKVVLARQSQLQLSHQPHPWTVLHAWQLLNPNSYQYGFQLNPNDSFISCSPERLFQRRQQELSTEALAGTTVRGFTQEEDDALAQALLDDDKNQHENQLVRLLIEQKLQPLCDYVGTEESPSILKLNHIQHLHRTIKAEVKHGVNDLQLLQALHPTPAVGGFPRESAMTFIRQREGFSRGWYAGACGYFNCLGSEFSVALRSARFSGDTITLFAGAGIVAGSDPEAEWQELENKLATIMGILNGL, from the coding sequence ATGGATAAGCCATCTCTCTCGACCGCCATCAGTCGCATGCAGTCGAGGCTTGCCCAGTTAGCCCACAGGCAACCGGAAAACTCCAAGGTCCAGCTCTCCGAATCGATTCAGCCCACCCTGCTGCTTCCCTGGCTGGCTGCTCAGCAGCAATGGCCCCAGATCTACTGGCGAGGACGCAACCAGGGGGAGCAGGTTGCCGCCATAGGCGCCTGCCAGACACGGCGCATCGATCAGCAGCCCTCCCAACAGCTCAGCGAGTTCTACGAGGAGTGCTGCCGCCTCAACCATGCCGGTCTTCGCTGGTATGGCGGCATCGCCTTCGACACCAAACAGCCTGCCTGGGAGACATTCGGCCAGGCCCAGTTCATCCTGCCAAGGCTGGAGATACGCCAGGGAGAGAAGGAAGCGCAGCTGCTGCTGAACCTGGACGGCAATCCCGACTCCTGGCTGCAGGAGCTGACCACCGCGGCCGCCTTTCTGGAACAGCTTCAGGGGATCAAGCCCCTGCCGCCACTGGCGCCGGGACACATCCTCTCCCGCCAGGACACCCCGTCGGAGTCCCACTGGCACGAGCTGGTCAAACAGGTCACCGAACCGGAATTTAACCAGGATACCCCCAAGGTGGTGCTGGCTCGTCAGAGTCAACTGCAACTGAGTCACCAGCCCCACCCCTGGACCGTGCTGCACGCCTGGCAGTTGCTCAACCCCAACAGCTATCAGTACGGCTTCCAGCTAAACCCTAATGACAGTTTCATCAGCTGCTCGCCCGAGCGGCTGTTCCAGCGACGCCAGCAGGAGCTGAGCACTGAGGCTCTGGCAGGCACCACAGTGCGTGGCTTCACCCAGGAAGAGGACGATGCCCTGGCCCAGGCGCTGCTGGACGATGATAAGAACCAGCACGAGAACCAGCTGGTTCGCCTGCTGATTGAACAGAAGCTTCAGCCTCTGTGCGACTACGTCGGCACCGAGGAGAGCCCCTCCATTCTGAAGCTGAACCATATCCAACACCTGCACCGTACCATCAAGGCAGAGGTGAAACATGGCGTCAACGACCTGCAGCTGCTGCAGGCCCTGCACCCCACCCCGGCGGTGGGCGGCTTCCCCAGGGAAAGCGCCATGACCTTCATCCGTCAGCGGGAAGGGTTCAGCCGCGGCTGGTATGCCGGCGCCTGCGGCTATTTCAATTGTCTGGGCAGCGAGTTTTCCGTGGCTCTGCGAAGCGCCCGCTTCAGCGGCGACACCATTACTCTGTTCGCCGGGGCCGGCATTGTCGCCGGGTCCGACCCCGAAGCGGAGTGGCAGGAGCTGGAAAACAAGTTGGCCACCATTATGGGAATTCTCAACGGCCTATGA
- a CDS encoding FeoA family protein, with protein sequence MVLSDLDQGQVGCVASLGDQTMSLALKRRLMALGFTKGSEVRMVRSAPLGGAVQLKVRGASLCLNNRLAAQIHVEV encoded by the coding sequence ATGGTTTTATCAGATTTAGATCAAGGGCAAGTGGGCTGTGTCGCTAGCTTGGGCGACCAAACCATGTCGCTTGCACTTAAGCGTCGCCTCATGGCGTTGGGTTTCACCAAAGGCAGTGAGGTTCGTATGGTTCGCTCTGCGCCCCTGGGCGGTGCCGTTCAGTTAAAGGTGCGGGGAGCCAGCCTCTGTCTCAACAACCGCCTGGCTGCACAGATTCACGTAGAGGTTTAA
- a CDS encoding dodecin, whose translation MGNHTYKKLELVGSSRTSMEDAISSAIDRAHQTVANLRWFEVVETRGQIENGKVAYWQVTLKVGFTLEE comes from the coding sequence ATGGGCAATCACACCTATAAGAAACTGGAGCTGGTGGGCTCCTCACGGACCAGCATGGAAGACGCCATCAGCAGCGCCATCGACCGGGCCCACCAGACGGTGGCCAATCTGCGCTGGTTTGAAGTGGTGGAGACCCGAGGTCAGATAGAGAACGGCAAGGTGGCCTACTGGCAGGTCACACTGAAGGTGGGATTCACTCTGGAAGAGTAG
- a CDS encoding helix-turn-helix domain-containing protein gives MGLPQRIAAHALSLEEMEREYILSVVRACKGNKAQAMKILSIGKATLYRKLKEYGWDGST, from the coding sequence ATGGGCCTGCCCCAGAGGATCGCCGCCCACGCCCTCAGTCTGGAGGAAATGGAACGGGAGTACATTCTGTCGGTGGTAAGGGCCTGCAAAGGCAACAAGGCCCAGGCGATGAAAATTCTCAGCATTGGGAAAGCCACCCTCTACCGAAAACTGAAGGAGTATGGCTGGGACGGCTCTACCTGA